In Candidatus Manganitrophaceae bacterium, one DNA window encodes the following:
- a CDS encoding type IV pilus secretin family protein, with protein MTGHAFRYAIIILFSSLALSCGVKNLQVNETFQTEIQHIDISEGTGETIVILEGQEPMIYTTFRLHNPDRLVIDMAEVGLGQYQDEIVLEKGPIRSIRPKVGERSRVSRLEFELTGGAETNVRTEGLKLIVQVSLPAGEVEEESESAKGFVFFDEERAPSSEKSSEERPEEEVQDILSLLIKEEGTRLVEEALSPPAKTVSGIRFDDQEGLALVVTADGRLDPEIFLLGQDRLVIDLANTTTTTKERLIAARDPAVKQVRIGQHPDKLRLVVDLLSPIQYSWHQGEKKLRIQLESLHKGDKQPVPFFPPSPPREEASSSPLITPVQSKEGLVAPAKMVAASPAEKVIKKPSKKVILRPAPVSPKQKQVVKMVKKAKVERSSEGAETSAKPKFTGKKISLDFQDADITDMIRLIADVSKMNIVMGDDVKGKVTLKLINVPWDQALEIVLKMNNLGEIREGNILRISTLANITRQQDEEARAKETKVRAEDLVTKIFRINYAKADELQNTVSKLLSPRGDITVDDRTNAIIVKDIEKNIREVGGLIRKLDTQTPQVMIEARIVQIKPNFRRELGIQWGAETSGVNNNSRFTLSNTTGAFNAGISDFAVNVPAGFNLGGIGFTFGRIGAGNPFNLDLRLSAGESQGLTRIISTPKIAVLDNEEAKIQQGESIPFQTTSDQGTQTQFIDANLSLTVTPHISPDGGIVMDIKISKNAPGDTIPGAAGPSILKKEATTKILIQDGETAVIGGIYETDEAESISGIPYLMDIPFLGWLFKRTETRENTSELLVFITPTIMK; from the coding sequence ACAGAGATCCAGCATATAGACATTTCTGAGGGAACCGGGGAGACCATCGTCATCCTAGAGGGTCAGGAACCCATGATCTACACCACCTTCAGGCTGCATAACCCTGATCGCCTGGTGATTGATATGGCGGAAGTCGGCCTTGGTCAATATCAGGATGAGATCGTGCTTGAAAAGGGGCCGATTCGCTCAATACGTCCTAAGGTTGGCGAGCGGAGCCGGGTTTCCCGTCTTGAATTCGAGTTGACCGGCGGCGCTGAAACAAATGTGAGGACAGAAGGGCTCAAGCTTATCGTCCAGGTGTCTCTTCCGGCGGGTGAAGTCGAAGAGGAAAGTGAAAGCGCAAAGGGTTTTGTTTTCTTTGATGAGGAACGGGCTCCCTCCTCTGAAAAATCTTCCGAAGAACGACCTGAGGAAGAGGTCCAGGATATCCTTTCTTTGCTCATAAAGGAAGAAGGTACGAGATTGGTGGAGGAAGCCCTGAGTCCCCCCGCGAAAACGGTGAGCGGAATACGTTTTGACGATCAGGAGGGCCTGGCGCTTGTTGTGACAGCAGACGGCCGCCTGGATCCTGAAATCTTTCTCCTGGGGCAAGATCGATTGGTCATAGATCTTGCCAATACCACAACAACGACGAAAGAAAGGCTTATTGCAGCAAGGGATCCTGCAGTGAAGCAGGTACGAATAGGGCAGCATCCGGATAAACTTCGTCTTGTCGTGGATCTCCTCTCTCCCATTCAATATTCCTGGCATCAGGGTGAAAAGAAGTTGCGTATTCAATTGGAGAGCCTCCATAAGGGGGATAAACAGCCTGTTCCGTTCTTCCCGCCGTCCCCTCCCCGGGAAGAAGCAAGTTCTTCCCCTTTGATCACTCCGGTTCAATCAAAGGAAGGCCTTGTTGCGCCAGCGAAGATGGTGGCTGCTTCACCTGCTGAAAAAGTTATCAAGAAACCTTCGAAGAAGGTCATTCTCAGGCCGGCCCCGGTTTCACCAAAACAAAAACAAGTGGTAAAAATGGTAAAGAAAGCGAAGGTGGAAAGAAGTTCTGAGGGCGCGGAGACATCAGCTAAGCCAAAATTCACCGGAAAGAAGATTTCTCTTGATTTTCAGGATGCTGATATTACGGATATGATTCGTCTCATAGCCGATGTGAGTAAAATGAACATCGTGATGGGGGATGACGTCAAAGGAAAGGTCACCTTGAAGCTGATCAATGTCCCATGGGATCAGGCGCTTGAAATTGTATTAAAGATGAATAACCTGGGCGAGATCCGGGAAGGAAATATCCTCAGAATCTCGACATTGGCAAACATTACGCGCCAGCAGGACGAAGAGGCTCGAGCGAAGGAGACGAAGGTCCGCGCGGAAGATCTGGTCACTAAAATATTCCGGATCAATTACGCCAAGGCAGATGAACTTCAGAACACGGTTTCAAAGCTGCTCTCCCCCAGGGGAGATATTACCGTCGACGATCGAACAAACGCCATTATCGTGAAGGATATTGAAAAGAATATCCGTGAGGTTGGGGGTCTGATCAGAAAACTCGATACCCAGACGCCTCAGGTCATGATTGAGGCCCGGATTGTTCAGATCAAACCGAATTTCAGGCGGGAATTGGGGATTCAGTGGGGCGCTGAAACAAGTGGGGTAAACAATAATAGCAGGTTTACCCTTTCCAATACCACTGGCGCTTTTAATGCCGGCATCTCTGACTTTGCTGTCAACGTGCCGGCAGGATTCAACCTGGGGGGAATTGGGTTTACTTTTGGACGGATCGGTGCGGGGAATCCGTTTAACCTTGATCTTAGGCTCTCGGCAGGGGAATCGCAGGGGCTGACCCGTATCATTTCGACACCCAAAATTGCTGTTCTGGACAACGAAGAGGCAAAGATCCAGCAGGGAGAGTCGATCCCGTTTCAAACCACTTCTGATCAGGGGACGCAGACACAATTTATTGACGCAAATTTGAGTTTAACCGTAACACCTCATATCTCTCCGGATGGCGGCATCGTCATGGATATCAAGATCTCAAAGAACGCCCCCGGGGATACGATCCCGGGTGCCGCTGGCCCGAGTATTCTGAAAAAAGAGGCGACAACGAAGATCCTGATTCAGGATGGCGAGACCGCCGTGATCGGCGGGATCTATGAGACGGACGAGGCGGAATCTATCAGCGGAATCCCTTATCTTATGGATATCCCTTTTCTGGGATGGCTTTTCAAGAGAACGGAGACGAGGGAAAATACCTCAGAGCTCCTCGTCTTTATTACCCCTACGATCATGAAGTAA